ATGGCGCAAAATCAAATGATCCCTGGAGCATCTATTGGATTCATTTCGACGGCACAGATGCAGTTCTTTTTCAACATATCATGGGCGAAGTGATTCATATAGATGACGCGGATTCAAACAAACATGCCAACCGCATCCAGCTCTTCGAGAGCATCTACAAAAACCTGGAAATGGGGTATAGTCCAGAAAATTTGGAGTATACGAGTTTTTGCTTTCAATATTTTTTAGCGTCCATTCAATATCAGGCTCAGTTTAGAGAAAGCAACCGAATTCAAGTAGACAATATCATACAGGATATCATTATATTTATGAAAGACAATCTGGAGAACAATATTAATCTGGACGATATTGCAGCACATTTCAACTATTCCAAATCACATCTTATTAACTTGTTCAAGCAGAAAACCTCTTACCCACCGATGGTGTATTACAATCAACTCCGCATGCAAAGGGCTTGCTCCTACCTGCAATTCACACTACTTAAGATTAAGGAAATCGCATTCAAACTTCACTTTTATGACCCCTTTCATTTTTCAAAAGCGTTTACACGGGAGATGAAAATGTCGCCACAGGAATATCGCAAAAAATATCAAAAATAATGTCGGTCAAAGCTTTCAGATCCAGATTCATGAGCCATCTTAACACTTGCCGCAAAACGATTGGCGCTCAATCCGAACATCTTTTCTTCGTCTTATTTTTACCTCTTCATCGATACTCAAACCTGACAATACACGGCTTATGGCGTTTCGCGAAGTACCGTGGCATTATTCAAAATTCGGTGTCCTTTTCGCTAAAAATGCAGAAACACCTTCTTTGAAATCTTCTGTTCCGAAAAGATGTCCGAAAGCATCCATTTCCACCTTATTCCCGTTTTGTTGTTTATCTTCAGCAGCGTTAATAGCAGTAATAGCATTTGCCACTGCAACGCGAGAACGCGTAAATATCTTATGGAGTATTTCCTCCGCCCGGTCAATGAGTTTATCCTGTGCGATCACCTCATTGACCAATCCCAGTTCATAGGCTCGCTGCGCGTCAATCATATCACCCGTTAAAATCATTTGCATAGCCTGTCCTTTTCCGATCAACTTGGGCAGACGCTGCGTACCACCATAGCCCGGAATCAGGCCCAAAGAAACCTCCGGCAGGCCCATTTTTGCATTGTCAGACGCTATACGAATATGGCAGGCTAAGGCCATCTCCAGCCCTCCGCCTAAAGCATACCCATTTATTGCGGCAATAACTGGCTTGGGAGAACCTTCAATAAGGTCCGAAAAAATAATATGTCCTCGTTCACTGAGCCACCGTGCCTGAATTACAGATAAATCCATAAATTCCTTAATGTCTGCTCCTGCAGCGAATGCTTTAGGCCCAGCGCCTGTCAGGATAATACCTCTTACGTGGTCATCGGCATTGAAATGCATGAAGATATCTTGCAATTCGTCAAGGGTTTCCTGATTCAAAGCATTCAGCTGGGGTTCGCGGTTAATGATAACGTAGCCGATGCTATCTTTAATCACATAGTTTAAATTTGAATATTGGACCATAATTGCTAAAAATTAAAATGTAAGGATGCTGTAAAGGTATCAGAAGGTATGCCTTCACCACCACTATAGCTTAATCTCTTTTTATACTCTAATCTAATCAGTTTAAAGATATTATCCACCCCTACTAGCCCTTCTACATATGGTTTGTTACGCACTGCTTTTGTTTGGATAATACCATTTTTGTCCGGTTCAAACTGAATATTTTCGGGCGTTACAAAGGGGTTGTTGACATCACTTAACTTTCCATAAAAAGCCTTAAATCCCGTCACTTCGCGCCACTTTAACCTTCTGAACAAAGGAATTCTATTAAAAAAGAAGCCATTCCAATTGTGGTAATACGTCAATTTCAAAAACTGATCTGAGACAAATTCCGAGGTAGCCATCAAGTCGAAATTGACCAACGGTCCTTGCTTATCTCTATTGACCTCTGGAAGTTCCAGTAAAGTATATGGCAGATGTTTTCCCCAAATTCTTCCTCCCGAAAATTCAAAATCGGCCTGCCCCGCCGGAGATAAAAATAAACGCTTGAAAATACTGAACCGTAACGCATCATAATTATAACCTGCGCCCCAAAATCCTTTCAGGCCTTTATTATATTGCAGGGTAAAAATGGGATATTTATTTTCTACGGTTCCTCTGTCGAGATTATGATAAGTAAATTCTTCATTCGGAGCCCAACGCAAAATCAGCTGTAGATCATTTGTATTGACTTGGCGAACTGTATCAGGTGAAGGTAGGCTATTGCTATAAAACAGATCACCGCGAGGCTGCCTACGTGTATGTGTAAATGCCGATCCTATACTGACATGATTACCGAACTCGATAAGGTGATCAATGCGATAAATATCATTAAACTGCCACTTATTAGGCTTGTTTTTTCCGAAAGAACGGAAAAAACCATCGCCCTTCAAAAACCCCAAACCACGTCCGGGTTCCATGACATCATGCTGTACAGTAAAGCGTAAATAATTAGCTGGAAACTGAACAATGCGTTCTCCGTTTAAAGTAAATGCTGTACTCAGGTAGTACTTTAGCTCTTTATCCTTATCGCCGTAGGCTGTATATCCTTCAATGTAGGCTTTTTCCGAAAATAAACGCGTCGTCCGACCACTCAGGCGCACACGGTTTCCTTCGTAATTATTCCGGCTATAAAGATATTCCAATGGTCCAAATTCAACCTTTCCTGCGTTGTAATATCCCTTTGCCAACAAATAACCCAATGCAACTAACTGGTTAAAAGAACGCATATGCTGTACCGAATCAACTTTTTGATACGCCCCTATTTCTGCACGGCTTAACGGGCTTGGTCTAACCCCTACTATGGGTACATGCGGGGCGGATTGGAGGAGATACCTTTTTTCAACAGGTACTCCGGCAAAATTCTCATTCGAAATAGAATCCGTACGATGCCCGAGGTATTGGGTTTCCCTGCGACCATACAATACGTCCGACTTGCTCCCGCCAAATAACATTTTCAGATCTGCACGAACGGGAAGCATACTGCCGTTTTTAAATTCACTATAGCTTAGATCTATCTGCACGTCATTTATCCAATTGATATTTGCCGTACGTCCGATATTCAGTGTGGCGCGGTGAACGGCGTACCTTGTATCGTCTGAGACCAGAAGGTCACCGTAGAAGAGCAGATCGATAGCCGATTTACCTTCAAATTGGAGCTCAATATAATCCTTCCCTTCAATTTGGATCGTATCTTGAATTTTGTATCTGTAAAACGCTGTAGCCCCCGTCGCAATTGGACTTAAGACCCCTTTGTTCGCGACCTGAATCGTATTATCATAGAGATCAACATCGCGGAGTATGGTCTGAAACCGAGTTTGCCAATTATCATTGTTAAAAAACCGTGGATTTAATTCGGTCTGATTGTGACTGATGATAAGTTTTTTACTGCGATTCGGATTATGGGAAGAATAGACGTTGGCATAGTTTTCCTCCAAATAGAAGGGTGCAATGGTCTGCCCCCGAAAAGCTGTCGAATCAATGTTTTCGAAAAGAAAGCGAAAGGGCTTTGGAAATTTTTTTGCTTTATCTTCAGGATTCACAAAACCGAATTGCGTCTTTTCATATTCATCAAAACGAATCTCAGGAATGCGGGTGTAATGGTTTTGTGACCGATGCGCAATAACCTGTTCGATCAGTGCTATAGCGGGGTCTTTGGG
The Sphingobacterium multivorum genome window above contains:
- a CDS encoding AraC family transcriptional regulator; amino-acid sequence: MKQNEDVIAEGFKGEKAIVLPYAVCNYLEGNNITSKLHITHIGYYPNAKKHYRDRQEGCKEYILIYCEDGSGWIKQDETTHNLKRNDVYIIPRDSAHCYGAKSNDPWSIYWIHFDGTDAVLFQHIMGEVIHIDDADSNKHANRIQLFESIYKNLEMGYSPENLEYTSFCFQYFLASIQYQAQFRESNRIQVDNIIQDIIIFMKDNLENNINLDDIAAHFNYSKSHLINLFKQKTSYPPMVYYNQLRMQRACSYLQFTLLKIKEIAFKLHFYDPFHFSKAFTREMKMSPQEYRKKYQK
- a CDS encoding enoyl-CoA hydratase/isomerase family protein, with amino-acid sequence MVQYSNLNYVIKDSIGYVIINREPQLNALNQETLDELQDIFMHFNADDHVRGIILTGAGPKAFAAGADIKEFMDLSVIQARWLSERGHIIFSDLIEGSPKPVIAAINGYALGGGLEMALACHIRIASDNAKMGLPEVSLGLIPGYGGTQRLPKLIGKGQAMQMILTGDMIDAQRAYELGLVNEVIAQDKLIDRAEEILHKIFTRSRVAVANAITAINAAEDKQQNGNKVEMDAFGHLFGTEDFKEGVSAFLAKRTPNFE
- a CDS encoding DUF5686 family protein, which encodes MLLFFFIGGKVNAQGFIRGKVVDAQTGKGISRVSINWLGEDSGGSSDTLGYFKIPDIKKYKQLIFGAVGYERRTVDVRRLQDSILTVHLIASNNTLEEVVVNRKNKKPKDPAIALIEQVIAHRSQNHYTRIPEIRFDEYEKTQFGFVNPEDKAKKFPKPFRFLFENIDSTAFRGQTIAPFYLEENYANVYSSHNPNRSKKLIISHNQTELNPRFFNNDNWQTRFQTILRDVDLYDNTIQVANKGVLSPIATGATAFYRYKIQDTIQIEGKDYIELQFEGKSAIDLLFYGDLLVSDDTRYAVHRATLNIGRTANINWINDVQIDLSYSEFKNGSMLPVRADLKMLFGGSKSDVLYGRRETQYLGHRTDSISNENFAGVPVEKRYLLQSAPHVPIVGVRPSPLSRAEIGAYQKVDSVQHMRSFNQLVALGYLLAKGYYNAGKVEFGPLEYLYSRNNYEGNRVRLSGRTTRLFSEKAYIEGYTAYGDKDKELKYYLSTAFTLNGERIVQFPANYLRFTVQHDVMEPGRGLGFLKGDGFFRSFGKNKPNKWQFNDIYRIDHLIEFGNHVSIGSAFTHTRRQPRGDLFYSNSLPSPDTVRQVNTNDLQLILRWAPNEEFTYHNLDRGTVENKYPIFTLQYNKGLKGFWGAGYNYDALRFSIFKRLFLSPAGQADFEFSGGRIWGKHLPYTLLELPEVNRDKQGPLVNFDLMATSEFVSDQFLKLTYYHNWNGFFFNRIPLFRRLKWREVTGFKAFYGKLSDVNNPFVTPENIQFEPDKNGIIQTKAVRNKPYVEGLVGVDNIFKLIRLEYKKRLSYSGGEGIPSDTFTASLHFNF